The Stygiolobus azoricus genome window below encodes:
- a CDS encoding peroxiredoxin, protein MEEEFRMPLIGEKFPELEVETTHGRIKLPDQYKGKWFVLFSHPGDFTPVCTTEFVSFAKKYEEFRKLNTELIGLSVDTNISHIEWVNWIESTLKVEIPFPIIADPMGRVAKRLGMIHAESSTATVRAVFIVDDKSIVRLIMYYPLELGRNINEILRSIKALQLIDKTGAVMPANWPKNEIIGDNVLNPPPRTVKDAKLRLGQYKGYAWWLTYREIDKKEAEEASKYI, encoded by the coding sequence ATGGAAGAAGAATTTAGAATGCCTTTAATAGGTGAAAAGTTTCCTGAACTAGAGGTTGAAACAACTCACGGAAGAATAAAGCTACCAGACCAATACAAGGGTAAATGGTTTGTGTTATTTAGCCATCCTGGTGACTTTACACCCGTATGCACTACCGAGTTCGTGTCTTTTGCTAAAAAGTATGAAGAGTTTAGGAAGTTAAATACAGAACTAATAGGTCTTTCCGTAGATACTAACATCAGCCACATAGAATGGGTTAACTGGATAGAAAGTACTCTGAAGGTGGAGATACCTTTTCCAATAATAGCAGACCCTATGGGCAGAGTTGCAAAAAGACTAGGAATGATTCATGCCGAGTCCTCCACAGCTACAGTAAGGGCTGTATTCATAGTTGACGACAAGAGCATAGTGAGGCTTATAATGTATTATCCCCTCGAGTTGGGAAGAAATATAAATGAGATCCTGAGGAGTATAAAAGCTTTACAGTTAATAGACAAGACCGGAGCTGTTATGCCGGCAAATTGGCCTAAGAACGAAATAATTGGTGATAACGTGTTAAATCCCCCTCCAAGAACTGTTAAAGACGCTAAGCTGAGGTTGGGACAATATAAAGGCTATGCATGGTGGTTAACTTACAGAGAAATAGATAAGAAGGAAGCTGAGGAGGCATCTAAATATATCTGA
- the tenA gene encoding thiaminase II, whose translation MRSDELWSSIRDIYESILTHPFIKGLIDGSLPLEKFKYYIIQDYHYLEEFAKALALLSAKADKSEERELFATHVTHALNVERELHQGFVKEWGINPEGYEISPTNLLYTSYLLSVVYSRPFYEGVAAVLPCYWIYMEVGKELKRMGSNNKFYQKWIDTYGGEEYEKGVRAVIKIIDEFEVTKEQEENMKRHFRTASIFEYMFWDSAYKLERFPFSLKRAGH comes from the coding sequence ATGAGGTCTGACGAACTCTGGTCCAGCATAAGAGATATTTATGAAAGTATCCTAACTCATCCTTTTATAAAGGGCCTCATAGACGGCTCTTTACCTCTTGAAAAGTTTAAGTATTATATTATTCAGGACTACCATTATTTGGAGGAATTCGCTAAGGCATTAGCTCTCCTTTCTGCTAAGGCTGATAAATCAGAGGAAAGGGAGTTATTCGCAACTCACGTAACCCACGCCCTTAACGTGGAGAGGGAGCTTCACCAAGGATTTGTAAAAGAGTGGGGGATAAACCCCGAGGGATATGAGATTTCACCTACTAACCTCTTATATACTTCCTATTTATTATCAGTAGTGTACTCGAGACCCTTTTATGAGGGTGTAGCAGCAGTTCTCCCTTGTTATTGGATATACATGGAGGTGGGAAAGGAGTTAAAGAGGATGGGTAGTAATAACAAGTTTTACCAGAAGTGGATAGATACTTATGGCGGAGAGGAGTACGAAAAGGGAGTCAGAGCTGTTATTAAAATCATAGATGAATTTGAGGTGACTAAGGAACAAGAGGAGAATATGAAGAGGCATTTCAGAACTGCTTCGATATTTGAGTACATGTTCTGGGACTCTGCATATAAGTTAGAGAGATTTCCCTTTAGCTTAAAAAGGGCGGGGCATTAG
- a CDS encoding trimeric intracellular cation channel family protein: MLDVTNYIGIVAFSVSGAIKGIKKNMDLLGVLVLGFSTALGGGIIADLLLGKTPPTNLTYLPYPTVALLSSLFTFVFYKIFSHVQKPLLYADAIGLAAFAVSGSSLAYSVSENVLLVVTVGTITATGGGVIRDLLSNEVPMVLTRDFYATVAILGSLIYFSLRQLGYSDLVTTMVSFTITLVIRVMAIRNKWELPKIKV, from the coding sequence GTGTTGGATGTCACTAATTACATCGGTATTGTAGCTTTTTCTGTTTCTGGTGCAATTAAAGGGATTAAGAAAAACATGGATCTTTTAGGTGTTCTGGTTTTAGGCTTCTCTACAGCGTTAGGCGGTGGAATAATAGCAGATTTGCTCCTTGGCAAAACTCCTCCTACCAATTTAACGTACTTGCCTTATCCTACTGTTGCCTTATTATCGAGTTTGTTCACATTTGTGTTCTATAAGATCTTTTCTCATGTTCAAAAGCCCTTACTTTATGCTGACGCTATAGGTTTAGCAGCTTTTGCAGTATCTGGTTCTTCTTTAGCATACTCGGTTTCTGAAAATGTGTTGTTAGTCGTTACTGTTGGGACTATCACAGCTACGGGCGGTGGTGTTATTAGGGATCTTCTCTCTAACGAAGTTCCCATGGTACTCACTAGGGACTTTTATGCCACAGTAGCTATACTAGGCTCATTAATTTACTTCTCTCTGAGGCAACTGGGGTACTCGGATCTCGTGACGACGATGGTAAGTTTCACCATTACTCTAGTAATAAGGGTTATGGCAATAAGGAATAAATGGGAGTTGCCTAAAATTAAGGTTTAA
- a CDS encoding MFS transporter produces MVSNRTLLLLVVVLGVLMGAVDSTIVILALPTIVTDLHSNLLTMIWVILIYLLEVAVLTTQLGRLGDSYGRAKIYNLGFIVFTIGSALCGASPSAYFLIGSRGVQALGASMMQANSGAIISDHFPPNERGKAFGYTSIGWNVGAVLGIVLGGVITTLIGWRYIFYINVPIGIVASLLGFRVVKDVNKIKRDFDVYGVILFGAALSLITYGSSEIAGEGLALKNVILILVGLVLLFPFIVMEKRVKAPLIDFSVFRNRVLTASLFASFFQSTGYLSTAFLLIMYLQGIRGLSPLNASLLLVPGYVIASMVGPLAGRLSDKIGARIPATLGIGLMALVSLLYSHILNLDTPLIYIVGLSVIGGLGSSLFYPANNSAVMANTPKHSYGSISGMLRTLSNTGILLSYVISITAASLTIPRYVAFQVFLGTSDLIGGVADKFINGLHSAFLVSVGVLVVALVLSAVRGKEVRTTLVDVARSANR; encoded by the coding sequence ATGGTATCAAACAGAACACTACTTCTATTGGTTGTAGTATTAGGTGTATTAATGGGTGCTGTGGATTCTACTATAGTCATCTTAGCACTACCTACAATTGTGACAGATCTTCATTCTAATCTCTTGACAATGATCTGGGTTATATTGATTTATTTACTAGAAGTTGCTGTGTTAACTACCCAATTAGGGAGATTGGGAGACTCTTATGGAAGGGCTAAGATATACAACTTAGGTTTCATTGTCTTCACCATCGGTTCTGCCTTATGTGGAGCATCTCCTTCAGCGTATTTTCTCATAGGCTCTAGAGGTGTTCAAGCTCTGGGAGCCTCTATGATGCAAGCTAATAGTGGAGCGATTATTTCAGACCACTTTCCTCCTAATGAAAGAGGTAAGGCCTTCGGTTATACTTCAATAGGTTGGAATGTAGGGGCTGTGTTAGGAATAGTCCTAGGTGGAGTAATAACAACGTTGATAGGATGGAGGTATATATTCTACATTAATGTCCCTATAGGTATTGTAGCATCTCTTTTAGGGTTTAGAGTAGTGAAGGACGTAAATAAGATAAAAAGAGACTTTGATGTATATGGGGTTATTCTCTTTGGAGCGGCGTTATCTCTGATAACTTACGGAAGCTCTGAGATAGCGGGCGAAGGATTAGCGTTAAAAAACGTGATACTAATACTAGTAGGATTAGTTCTTCTATTTCCCTTTATAGTGATGGAAAAAAGAGTTAAAGCCCCGCTTATAGATTTTAGTGTATTTAGAAATAGAGTCCTTACAGCTTCTTTATTTGCATCGTTTTTCCAGAGTACGGGGTACTTGTCTACAGCCTTTTTGTTAATCATGTATTTGCAAGGAATAAGGGGCTTATCTCCTTTAAACGCTTCTTTATTGCTTGTTCCAGGTTACGTAATAGCGAGTATGGTAGGTCCTTTAGCTGGTAGGCTTTCGGATAAGATTGGGGCTAGAATTCCTGCCACACTAGGTATAGGTTTGATGGCATTAGTATCGTTACTTTATTCCCATATATTAAATCTAGACACTCCTCTAATCTATATAGTAGGCTTATCCGTTATAGGTGGTTTAGGTTCTTCTCTTTTCTACCCAGCTAACAACAGTGCAGTAATGGCCAATACACCTAAACACTCTTATGGTAGTATTTCTGGTATGTTAAGGACCTTAAGTAACACGGGTATTTTATTGAGTTACGTAATCTCGATCACAGCCGCATCCCTTACAATTCCGCGTTATGTAGCTTTTCAGGTTTTTCTTGGCACTTCTGATCTTATAGGTGGTGTAGCTGACAAATTTATAAACGGTTTGCATTCCGCGTTTTTAGTGTCTGTAGGAGTACTCGTAGTTGCGTTAGTGTTATCGGCCGTGAGAGGTAAGGAAGTAAGGACTACTCTAGTTGATGTCGCAAGGAGTGCAAATCGATAA
- a CDS encoding zinc ribbon domain-containing protein — protein MKKVFQGVNVNLQMLAAQLFQWFTLKGYQSQYYGAGNYYIVQAKKEGFLRHLFAADRAFTVKLFGGQGYLEVETGVANWVKAEDVTEAFLGDLILGPIGLLVEAGEGLWNIEIEHEIMKEIDRLINSGAVSAMPQPGYQYGYQPTMPYYAQPYPQPYQVKVCPLCGYQNPANAKFCTNCGRQL, from the coding sequence ATGAAGAAAGTATTTCAAGGTGTAAATGTAAACCTTCAAATGTTAGCTGCGCAACTTTTTCAGTGGTTTACCTTAAAAGGATATCAGTCTCAGTATTACGGTGCAGGGAATTACTATATAGTTCAGGCTAAAAAAGAAGGTTTTTTGAGGCATTTGTTTGCTGCGGATAGGGCTTTCACAGTCAAGCTCTTCGGTGGCCAAGGGTACCTTGAAGTAGAAACTGGAGTGGCTAATTGGGTGAAAGCTGAAGACGTTACTGAGGCATTCTTAGGTGACTTAATATTAGGACCTATAGGACTCTTAGTAGAAGCTGGAGAAGGACTGTGGAATATCGAGATAGAGCATGAAATCATGAAAGAGATAGACAGGCTTATAAACAGTGGTGCCGTAAGTGCTATGCCACAGCCTGGCTATCAATACGGATATCAGCCCACAATGCCTTATTATGCTCAACCTTATCCTCAACCCTACCAGGTAAAAGTGTGTCCTTTATGCGGATATCAGAATCCTGCAAACGCTAAGTTCTGTACTAATTGTGGAAGGCAACTATAA
- a CDS encoding dihydrolipoyl dehydrogenase, whose translation METDVIVIGAGGGGYPGAFRLARSGYKVVIIDPKGELGGNCLFSGCIPSKTVREIAQMVWRNNRILKSNLKPDFSVIQDHKDRVQEIRYMQHREELKEFRDNIELIRGKAKLIDNKTVEVEIENGIIEVKGRYLIIATGSEPVKPKFPGSEFAITSDDLYGYRTPLRRLPDDITIVGGGYIALETATILKALGYNVRLLVRSDKVLKGFESELVNTLLPLLGLEIMYNSPILEIKKIGEQEFEVFYSDGKGNKKSLKTGLVMLATGRKPVLPEGAGGILALDSKGHISVNDSMKTNLPNVFATGDVNGKAPYFHAAVRMSIAAAYNIMSNSTPMDYVDFKSIPVTIFTIPPASYVGIMPSEAERMGISFIEASYELKNDPMAQIYDEMGGVLKLYFERGSLRLIGAWIVGVHAGFVINELGQAVAHGLTARDLAEFADQHPTTNELIAYTARKVL comes from the coding sequence ATGGAAACAGATGTAATAGTAATAGGAGCAGGTGGTGGAGGATATCCGGGTGCATTCAGACTAGCAAGATCTGGGTACAAAGTAGTAATCATAGATCCTAAAGGAGAACTGGGGGGTAACTGCCTTTTTTCAGGGTGTATCCCATCAAAGACTGTTAGAGAAATAGCACAGATGGTCTGGAGAAATAACCGGATTCTAAAATCTAATTTAAAACCGGATTTCTCCGTAATTCAAGATCACAAGGATCGTGTTCAGGAAATAAGGTATATGCAGCATAGAGAGGAATTAAAGGAATTCAGAGACAATATAGAGCTGATAAGAGGAAAGGCAAAGTTAATAGATAATAAGACAGTAGAAGTCGAAATCGAGAATGGAATAATTGAGGTTAAGGGTAGATACTTAATCATAGCTACTGGAAGTGAGCCTGTAAAACCGAAATTCCCTGGGTCTGAATTTGCAATAACGAGTGACGATCTTTATGGCTATAGAACGCCCTTAAGAAGACTTCCTGACGATATAACAATAGTAGGAGGAGGTTATATTGCACTCGAGACTGCTACTATCCTTAAGGCGTTAGGCTATAACGTTAGACTGCTAGTAAGGAGCGATAAAGTACTCAAGGGTTTCGAAAGCGAATTAGTAAACACGTTATTACCACTATTAGGCTTAGAAATAATGTATAACTCCCCTATCCTAGAAATCAAGAAGATAGGGGAACAAGAGTTTGAGGTCTTCTATAGTGACGGTAAGGGGAATAAGAAGAGTTTAAAAACTGGACTGGTTATGCTTGCTACGGGTAGGAAACCCGTTTTACCCGAGGGTGCTGGAGGAATTCTAGCACTAGATAGTAAAGGTCATATAAGTGTCAACGACTCCATGAAAACAAACTTACCTAACGTCTTTGCAACTGGCGATGTCAATGGAAAGGCTCCATATTTTCACGCCGCTGTAAGGATGTCGATTGCTGCAGCTTATAACATTATGAGTAATAGCACGCCAATGGACTACGTGGACTTCAAGAGTATTCCAGTAACTATCTTTACAATTCCTCCAGCTTCTTACGTAGGCATTATGCCCTCCGAAGCAGAAAGAATGGGAATTAGCTTCATTGAGGCTTCTTACGAGTTAAAGAATGATCCTATGGCACAAATATATGACGAGATGGGTGGAGTTTTAAAACTGTACTTTGAACGTGGTAGTTTGAGGCTAATAGGGGCTTGGATCGTAGGTGTTCATGCAGGGTTTGTTATTAACGAGTTAGGACAAGCTGTAGCCCACGGATTAACAGCTAGGGATTTAGCTGAATTCGCAGACCAACACCCTACTACGAATGAACTTATAGCATATACTGCAAGAAAAGTTCTATGA
- a CDS encoding serine/threonine-protein kinase, translated as MPYYNRRLIKASIVSIFTPIILLLLFQSFSLLYVTLLLIITSLISILASFNRNLTYIAFILSFSASFVLIISSGNTSILGIPFLSLILAVVLGFPGLVIPCAWEVITIASALVTYELSSYEPLTRDFTLLLLSSTFTTLAFANIIAATGKGYPIVISQKGIPDGFQWEIEINGVVRKVTGRKLVLNEKRVEFHLCPSFVQGIYYLPDKISGNLKEGRKIEINFVTSNTIPYDKYPHCFATFLVTGLPSNIQWSVQVGGYDYVSSSSASPILVPILGSKNAPWKAKEIRIGEVVFKPNVESGIVNRGEKIIITYTSVVEPKKPLILPPLDKWDPRIWVGNDLYGYNVISVLGVGGNGYVLKAEKDGINYAIKVLSMRNEPLQTRALSFSSFDDLFRESENLKELSKNPRFVRIYGIYVDINNITSALRGNSEAYFKYPPAIIMEFMEGGTAADLIKTQLVNHPQWPIIVKLIIREIAMALSFLHKNGYVHLDVKPQNIFFAKKVGNQVDEVLRNLNLVGNVKLGDLGSAVKAGQKFNQATPAYSPPEQLEAIVLGKGANPSMDVFSLGITAYYLLTLHNDNPAIPYLNKASDLFISGRINEALGYINQAKVVLASWRPQLPPNTPQELVNVIYGCITTDFMKRYTSEQVAYLLSK; from the coding sequence ATGCCCTACTATAATAGAAGACTGATTAAGGCGTCCATAGTCAGTATTTTCACCCCTATAATATTACTCTTGCTTTTCCAATCGTTTTCTCTTCTATATGTTACTTTGTTATTAATAATAACTTCATTGATTTCTATATTAGCATCTTTCAATCGTAATCTAACGTATATAGCATTTATCCTATCATTTTCTGCATCATTTGTCTTAATTATTTCATCGGGGAACACGAGCATTTTAGGGATTCCCTTTCTGTCTTTAATACTTGCAGTAGTATTAGGTTTTCCTGGTTTAGTGATACCATGCGCGTGGGAAGTTATTACTATTGCCTCAGCCCTAGTGACTTACGAGTTATCCTCTTATGAACCGTTGACTAGAGATTTCACATTACTATTACTATCGTCTACGTTTACTACTTTAGCCTTTGCAAATATAATCGCAGCTACCGGTAAAGGCTATCCTATAGTAATTTCGCAAAAGGGTATACCTGATGGTTTTCAGTGGGAGATAGAGATTAACGGTGTTGTGAGAAAAGTCACCGGACGAAAGCTGGTTTTGAACGAGAAAAGGGTAGAGTTTCATCTTTGTCCCTCCTTCGTACAAGGTATATACTATTTGCCAGACAAGATAAGTGGGAACTTGAAAGAGGGGAGAAAGATTGAGATTAATTTCGTCACCAGCAATACAATACCATATGATAAGTATCCTCATTGTTTTGCTACTTTTTTAGTAACGGGTCTTCCTTCTAATATCCAGTGGAGTGTTCAAGTAGGAGGGTATGATTACGTTTCGAGTAGTTCAGCGTCTCCTATCTTAGTCCCTATATTGGGTTCAAAAAACGCTCCGTGGAAAGCGAAAGAGATCAGGATAGGTGAAGTAGTTTTTAAACCTAATGTAGAAAGTGGAATAGTAAACAGAGGAGAAAAGATTATTATAACATACACAAGCGTTGTAGAGCCTAAGAAGCCCCTTATATTGCCTCCTTTGGATAAGTGGGATCCAAGGATTTGGGTTGGTAATGATCTTTATGGTTATAATGTTATTTCAGTCCTTGGGGTAGGGGGGAATGGGTACGTTCTAAAGGCTGAAAAGGATGGAATAAACTATGCTATAAAAGTATTAAGTATGAGAAATGAGCCTTTGCAAACAAGAGCGCTAAGTTTCTCATCTTTTGATGACTTATTTCGTGAGTCGGAGAACCTCAAAGAGTTGTCTAAGAACCCACGGTTTGTGAGGATTTATGGCATATATGTTGATATAAATAACATTACATCAGCCTTAAGGGGGAATAGTGAAGCCTACTTCAAATATCCACCTGCAATAATTATGGAATTTATGGAGGGTGGTACTGCCGCAGATCTAATAAAGACTCAACTGGTTAATCACCCGCAATGGCCCATAATTGTTAAGTTAATTATTAGGGAAATTGCTATGGCTTTGAGCTTTTTGCACAAAAACGGGTACGTTCACTTAGACGTCAAGCCTCAAAATATATTTTTCGCAAAAAAGGTTGGGAATCAAGTGGATGAGGTCTTGAGGAATCTAAACTTAGTAGGTAACGTGAAGTTAGGTGATTTAGGGTCTGCAGTAAAAGCTGGGCAAAAGTTCAACCAAGCAACTCCCGCTTATAGCCCTCCAGAGCAATTAGAAGCGATAGTATTGGGAAAAGGGGCGAATCCGTCTATGGACGTATTTTCCTTAGGGATTACAGCTTACTATCTCCTGACACTACATAACGATAACCCTGCAATTCCCTATCTTAATAAAGCCTCTGATCTGTTTATCAGTGGTAGAATAAACGAGGCATTGGGTTACATTAACCAAGCTAAGGTTGTTTTAGCCTCTTGGCGCCCTCAATTGCCTCCTAATACTCCTCAAGAGCTTGTTAACGTTATTTACGGTTGTATAACTACCGATTTCATGAAGAGGTATACAAGTGAACAAGTCGCTTATCTTCTCTCTAAATGA
- a CDS encoding family 1 glycosylhydrolase, with amino-acid sequence MKFGFSTSAFQFEETNTNSDWYEWLTDDVNISTGKVVPYLPYMNAYLSKYSVIHDLASKLNASVWRFNPSWSRLFKTEEKIDNETVNKYKEVLKDLKDKGFTIILCLNHFDLPLWIHQPIIARDYLLTKGKLGWYDENTVGKFVSFAKFIRDTYSEYVDLWCTFNEPNILINFSYLSGIFPPGITSKIAYQKALLNVITAHNLVYDEFKGLKVGLVYNFPYVQGNDKMEEAVYSFLEKVKVDWIGVNYYSRIVYDKNGSPKKGYGVFCQPNSTSLDGNPTSDYGWELYPKGLEEVLRKVSRRFDKPIYITENGIADSKDVLRPNFLFQHLEAIKNSGVKVEAYMYWSIIDNYEWNFGYEMEFGLYGLDFRPRPSAFLFRELVEIYSNI; translated from the coding sequence ATGAAATTCGGATTTTCTACCTCAGCTTTTCAATTTGAAGAGACTAACACAAATTCAGACTGGTACGAGTGGTTAACTGACGACGTTAATATATCCACTGGTAAAGTAGTTCCCTACTTACCTTATATGAATGCTTACTTATCAAAGTACTCCGTTATACACGATTTAGCCTCAAAACTTAATGCAAGCGTTTGGAGGTTCAACCCGAGCTGGAGTAGGCTTTTTAAAACAGAAGAGAAAATAGATAATGAAACCGTCAATAAATACAAGGAAGTCTTGAAAGACTTAAAAGACAAGGGGTTTACAATCATTCTTTGCTTAAATCACTTCGACCTCCCTTTATGGATACATCAGCCTATTATCGCACGTGACTATCTTCTTACCAAAGGAAAACTGGGTTGGTATGACGAGAACACAGTAGGAAAATTCGTGTCCTTTGCAAAGTTTATCCGTGACACTTATTCAGAATATGTTGATTTGTGGTGCACTTTTAACGAACCCAATATACTGATTAACTTCTCTTATCTTAGCGGAATATTCCCTCCGGGTATAACTAGCAAAATTGCCTATCAGAAAGCGTTATTAAACGTTATAACAGCTCATAACTTAGTATATGATGAATTTAAGGGCTTAAAAGTAGGACTTGTCTACAACTTTCCATATGTTCAGGGAAACGACAAAATGGAAGAAGCTGTTTATTCCTTCCTAGAGAAGGTAAAAGTGGATTGGATAGGAGTGAATTACTACTCAAGAATAGTCTATGATAAAAACGGAAGCCCCAAGAAGGGATATGGTGTATTTTGCCAACCTAACTCAACTTCCCTAGACGGTAATCCGACCTCGGATTATGGATGGGAATTATATCCTAAAGGTTTAGAAGAAGTACTAAGAAAAGTAAGTCGACGATTTGACAAACCTATATATATTACCGAAAACGGAATAGCCGATTCTAAGGATGTACTAAGACCAAACTTCCTCTTTCAACATCTAGAGGCAATAAAAAATTCCGGCGTTAAAGTAGAGGCTTACATGTACTGGTCTATAATAGATAATTACGAATGGAACTTTGGCTATGAAATGGAGTTCGGACTGTATGGGCTAGACTTTAGGCCAAGACCAAGCGCGTTTTTGTTCAGAGAGTTAGTGGAGATTTATTCAAATATTTAA
- a CDS encoding zinc ribbon domain-containing protein → MVKYCPRCGYPNNDEFLYCVRCGNPLVIFPQQNTSTTMKFDNSSSQTVNFSSLIQCPKCGTLNVPHANFCKKCGFPLKQPQQAQSQSPQQPTISYSQQTLPQAPPPTLPVNTQDPASYQESVKTTKNKRKKVVKAIIADVAFVSIALLLLSVVLPYFFDIILLPPLYIPPPAKSVHNFNVFQLDSVLGASGWSMFMNTTNLPTIYYYVFGHHISSVQGVISGSLVGYSNSEVYVYSIYLNASTNQAAQDIVAYIISNGLYYSSSNTSKFTTLVNGYTVYIARGGDVLVGVTAFGNWVVMVLIYSSSPSITLDYSNSQLASLIADMEVTNTL, encoded by the coding sequence ATGGTTAAATATTGTCCTAGATGTGGATATCCAAATAACGACGAGTTCTTGTATTGCGTCAGATGTGGTAATCCTCTTGTAATTTTTCCGCAGCAAAACACATCAACCACTATGAAATTTGACAATTCTTCTTCTCAGACCGTAAACTTTTCCTCTCTAATTCAATGTCCTAAATGCGGTACTCTAAATGTTCCTCATGCTAACTTTTGCAAGAAGTGTGGATTTCCTCTAAAGCAACCACAACAAGCGCAGAGCCAATCACCTCAACAACCGACAATATCTTATTCACAACAAACCCTCCCTCAGGCACCTCCCCCAACTCTGCCAGTAAATACTCAAGACCCTGCTTCATACCAAGAGAGTGTAAAAACTACTAAGAACAAGAGGAAAAAGGTCGTTAAGGCAATAATAGCTGATGTAGCTTTCGTATCAATAGCGCTATTACTCCTTTCAGTTGTGTTACCGTATTTCTTCGATATAATTTTACTTCCTCCTCTTTATATACCTCCTCCTGCAAAGTCCGTGCATAATTTTAATGTTTTCCAGTTAGATAGCGTGCTTGGAGCTTCAGGCTGGTCAATGTTCATGAATACCACTAATTTACCTACTATATATTACTATGTCTTTGGTCATCATATATCGTCAGTACAAGGGGTAATTTCAGGTAGTTTAGTTGGATATAGTAACTCTGAAGTTTATGTTTATTCTATCTACCTTAATGCGTCTACTAACCAGGCCGCACAAGATATTGTAGCTTATATAATATCTAACGGACTTTATTATTCTTCTTCTAACACGTCAAAGTTCACTACCTTGGTTAATGGTTACACTGTTTATATAGCAAGGGGTGGGGATGTATTAGTTGGTGTTACTGCTTTCGGAAATTGGGTAGTAATGGTTCTAATATATTCTTCCTCTCCTTCAATTACATTGGACTATTCTAACTCGCAATTGGCCTCTTTAATCGCTGATATGGAAGTAACTAATACTCTGTAA